A genomic region of Janthinobacterium lividum contains the following coding sequences:
- the rlmH gene encoding 23S rRNA (pseudouridine(1915)-N(3))-methyltransferase RlmH, whose translation MQLIIAAVGHKMPAWIETGFAEYAKRMPPELRIVLKEIKPVERSGSKTAATAMALERERIEAVLPKGVRIIALDERGKDLTSVGLSQQLMAWQQDGRDTAFLIGGADGLDPQLKARAEGMLRISSMTLPHGVVRVILAEQLYRAWSITQNHPYHRV comes from the coding sequence ATGCAGCTCATCATCGCTGCGGTCGGCCATAAAATGCCGGCCTGGATAGAGACGGGCTTCGCGGAATACGCGAAGCGCATGCCGCCGGAATTGCGCATCGTGCTGAAAGAAATCAAGCCGGTGGAGCGTTCCGGCAGCAAGACCGCCGCCACGGCGATGGCGCTGGAACGCGAACGCATCGAAGCCGTCCTGCCCAAGGGCGTGCGCATCATCGCGCTCGACGAACGCGGCAAGGACCTGACCAGTGTCGGCCTGTCGCAGCAGTTGATGGCGTGGCAGCAGGATGGCCGCGACACCGCCTTCCTGATCGGCGGCGCCGACGGCCTCGATCCGCAACTCAAGGCACGTGCCGAAGGCATGCTGCGCATTTCCAGCATGACCCTGCCGCACGGCGTGGTGCGCGTGATCCTCGCCGAGCAGCTGTATCGTGCCTGGTCGATCACGCAAAACCACCCCTATCACCGCGTCTGA
- the rng gene encoding ribonuclease G, whose amino-acid sequence MNEDILINITPQETRVALILQGAVQELHIERTLTRGLAGNVYSGKVVRVLPGMQSAFIDIGLERAAFLHVADIWEARGHDGQNATPAPIEKILFDGQVLTVQVIKDPIGTKGARLSTQISIAGRMLVYLPQDKHIGISQKIEKEAEREQLRVRLQSLLPADEKGGYIVRTMAEDASDADLKADVDYLRKTWSTITHGARTRPATSLLHQDLSLAQRVLRDFVGDETATIQVDSRENYVKLREFAEIYTPSELTRLQHYTGERPLFDLYGVEEEILRALGRRVDLKSGGYLIVDQTEAMTTIDVNTGGFVGGRNFADTIFKTNLEAAHAIARQLRLRNLGGIIILDFIDMDNAEHRNAVLAELKRTLSRDRTKVSVSNFSPLGLVEMTRKRTRESLAHILCEPCPACAGKGQVKTSRTICYEILRELLREAKQFNPREFRILASQEVVDLFLEEESQHLAMLGDFIGKKISLQVENAYHQEQYDVILM is encoded by the coding sequence ATGAACGAAGACATCCTGATCAATATCACGCCGCAAGAAACGCGCGTCGCCCTCATCCTGCAGGGCGCCGTGCAGGAATTGCACATCGAGCGCACGCTCACGCGCGGCCTGGCCGGCAATGTGTATTCCGGCAAAGTGGTACGGGTGCTGCCGGGCATGCAGTCGGCCTTCATCGACATCGGCCTGGAGCGCGCCGCCTTCCTGCACGTGGCCGACATCTGGGAAGCGCGCGGCCACGACGGCCAGAATGCGACACCGGCGCCGATCGAAAAAATCCTCTTCGACGGCCAGGTGCTGACGGTGCAGGTGATCAAGGACCCGATCGGCACCAAGGGCGCGCGCCTGTCGACGCAGATTTCCATCGCCGGACGCATGCTGGTGTACCTGCCCCAGGACAAGCACATCGGCATCTCGCAGAAGATCGAAAAGGAAGCGGAGCGCGAGCAGTTGCGCGTGCGCCTGCAAAGCCTGCTGCCTGCCGATGAAAAGGGCGGCTACATCGTACGCACCATGGCCGAGGATGCGTCCGACGCGGACTTGAAGGCGGACGTCGACTATCTGCGCAAGACCTGGAGCACGATCACGCACGGTGCGCGCACGCGTCCCGCCACCAGCCTGCTGCACCAGGACTTGAGCCTGGCGCAGCGCGTGCTGCGCGACTTCGTCGGCGATGAAACGGCCACCATCCAGGTCGATTCGCGCGAGAACTACGTTAAATTGCGCGAATTCGCGGAAATCTACACGCCCAGCGAACTGACGCGCCTGCAGCACTACACGGGCGAGCGCCCGCTGTTCGACCTGTATGGCGTGGAAGAAGAGATCCTGCGCGCACTGGGCCGCCGGGTCGACCTGAAATCGGGCGGCTACCTGATCGTCGACCAGACGGAAGCGATGACCACCATCGACGTCAACACGGGCGGCTTTGTCGGCGGGCGCAACTTCGCCGACACGATTTTCAAGACCAACCTGGAAGCGGCGCACGCCATTGCGCGCCAGCTGCGCCTGCGCAACCTGGGCGGCATCATCATCCTCGACTTCATCGACATGGACAATGCCGAGCACCGCAACGCCGTGCTGGCCGAACTGAAACGCACGCTGTCGCGCGACCGCACCAAGGTTTCGGTGAGCAACTTCTCGCCACTGGGCCTGGTGGAAATGACACGCAAGCGCACGCGCGAATCGCTGGCCCACATCCTGTGCGAACCCTGCCCCGCCTGCGCCGGCAAGGGACAAGTCAAGACCTCGCGCACGATCTGCTATGAAATCCTGCGCGAACTGCTGCGCGAGGCGAAACAGTTCAACCCGCGCGAATTCCGCATCCTCGCCTCGCAGGAGGTGGTCGATCTGTTCCTCGAAGAAGAATCGCAGCACCTGGCCATGCTCGGTGATTTCATCGGCAAGAAAATTTCGCTGCAGGTGGAGAATGCCTACCACCAGGAGCAGTACGACGTGATCCTGATGTAG
- a CDS encoding Maf family protein, which produces MKTADHKIYLASKSPRRRELLRQIGIDFELLLLRSDGPRGADVTEEVLPGESALDYVARVSNEKAAFAWDLVRRRHLTPRPVLAADTTVTIDGIILGKPADRLEAVAMLQQLSGRTHEVLTSIAVHYKDFAEQRTQVSQVRFGVLSPASIAAYCATPEPYDKAGGYGIQGSAALFVEHIEGSHSGIMGLPLYETAQLLREAGLPLP; this is translated from the coding sequence ATGAAAACGGCTGATCACAAGATCTACCTTGCCTCCAAAAGCCCGCGACGGCGCGAACTGCTGCGCCAGATCGGCATCGATTTCGAATTGCTGCTGCTGCGCAGCGACGGCCCGCGCGGCGCCGACGTCACAGAGGAAGTCCTGCCCGGCGAATCGGCGCTCGACTATGTCGCCCGCGTATCGAATGAAAAAGCCGCCTTCGCCTGGGACCTGGTGCGCCGCCGCCACCTGACCCCGCGCCCCGTGCTGGCAGCCGACACCACCGTCACCATCGACGGCATCATCCTCGGCAAGCCGGCCGACCGCCTTGAGGCCGTGGCGATGCTGCAGCAGCTGTCGGGCCGCACGCACGAGGTGCTCACCTCGATCGCCGTGCACTACAAGGATTTCGCCGAGCAGCGCACGCAGGTGTCGCAAGTGCGCTTCGGCGTGCTCTCGCCGGCCTCCATCGCCGCCTACTGCGCCACGCCCGAGCCCTACGACAAGGCCGGCGGCTACGGCATCCAGGGCAGCGCCGCCCTGTTCGTCGAGCATATCGAAGGCAGCCATTCCGGCATCATGGGCCTGCCCCTGTACGAGACGGCGCAATTGCTGCGTGAAGCAGGTTTGCCCCTGCCCTGA
- a CDS encoding AraC family transcriptional regulator: MPGSTAFWRDPSLPHVESRRACHSRACYKPHSHPTFSIGAVDAGGSIFTGSKDGKVALGNGSLVLVPAGCVHACNPLPDAPWSYQMLHLDARWLQAHAPALDGDTATVLRCPLLYAQFCAMNALLFSTAGAAEKNAALLAFLGACASACADVLPSERKPLPRQLAPVFATLQAQPSASLRQLAEAAGLSPYQLIRAFRAATGLTPHAYQLNMHVNRARSRLQEGTALAQLAHELGFADQSHLQRVFKAHAGITPGRYR; encoded by the coding sequence ATGCCGGGCAGCACCGCCTTCTGGCGCGACCCGTCTCTCCCCCACGTGGAGAGCCGGCGTGCCTGCCACAGCCGGGCGTGCTACAAGCCGCACAGCCATCCCACGTTTTCCATCGGCGCCGTCGACGCAGGCGGCAGCATCTTTACAGGCAGCAAAGACGGCAAGGTCGCCCTCGGTAATGGCAGCCTGGTGCTGGTGCCGGCCGGCTGCGTGCACGCCTGCAATCCCCTGCCTGACGCCCCGTGGAGCTACCAGATGCTGCATCTCGATGCGCGGTGGCTGCAAGCACACGCGCCGGCGCTCGATGGCGACACGGCGACGGTGTTGCGTTGCCCGCTGCTGTATGCGCAGTTTTGCGCCATGAATGCGCTGCTGTTTTCAACGGCCGGCGCGGCGGAGAAAAATGCGGCGCTGCTGGCGTTCCTTGGCGCTTGCGCCAGCGCCTGCGCAGACGTGCTGCCGTCGGAACGCAAGCCGCTGCCGCGGCAACTGGCGCCCGTGTTCGCAACGCTGCAGGCGCAGCCCTCGGCCAGCCTGCGGCAACTGGCGGAGGCGGCTGGCCTGAGCCCCTATCAATTGATCCGCGCCTTTCGCGCCGCCACGGGCCTGACGCCGCATGCCTACCAGCTGAATATGCACGTCAACCGCGCGCGCAGCCGCTTGCAGGAAGGGACGGCGCTGGCGCAGCTGGCGCATGAGCTGGGCTTTGCCGACCAGAGCCACCTGCAGCGCGTCTTCAAGGCGCATGCGGGCATCACGCCCGGGCGCTACCGCTAG